A single region of the Pontimicrobium sp. SW4 genome encodes:
- a CDS encoding PQQ-dependent sugar dehydrogenase, whose translation MKSKNAFILSICLLASTYSFTQTIDIQSFATGLDMPVNIKNAGDDRLFVLEQRGYIRIINTNGSVNVTPFLDINNLVIDINGGGDERGLLGLAFHPNYSTNGYFYVNYIDNNGDTVISRFEVSSTDANIANQNSEFIILSINQPYSNHNGGDMAFGPDGYLYIASGDGGAGGDPQNRAQDLSTLLGKMIRIDINNTSNGNNYAIPANNPFYNDGDTNTRDEIWAYGLRNPWRFSFDRQTGDIWIADVGQGEYEEINMAPSTVAGLNYGWRCYEGNNTFNNTGCPDVSTLTFPIGEYSHSNSGNFKCSISGGYRYRGSAYPNFIGLYFFADYCSDEIGTLQNNGNSWNMSFSDQFNGNRWVSFGEDINGELYIVGLNSGTIYRIIDTDTSTWYEDADNDTFGNPNVSQTTANQPNGYVANNTDCDDTNPNINPNATEIPNNNIDENCDGLDELIWYEDADNDTFGNPNVSQTSASQPNGYVTNNTDCDDTNPNINPNATEIPNNNIDEDCDGLDASIWYQDADNDTFGNPNVSQTATSQPDDYVTNNTDCDDTNPNINPNAAEIPNNDIDENCDGSLETDTTGFSYLMYPNPARQEVFFVFDENEIPFSIDLFDFTGKHIKTLSNFSNHIITISTRNLASGLYLVSVFKANSQLSNKKLIIN comes from the coding sequence ATGAAAAGTAAAAATGCATTTATACTAAGTATCTGTTTATTAGCATCTACTTATTCTTTTACTCAAACAATAGACATACAGAGTTTTGCTACTGGATTAGATATGCCTGTTAATATTAAAAATGCAGGTGACGATAGACTTTTTGTACTAGAGCAAAGAGGATATATTAGAATTATTAATACTAATGGCTCAGTTAATGTCACACCTTTTTTAGACATTAACAATCTTGTCATTGATATTAATGGTGGTGGAGATGAAAGAGGCTTACTCGGTTTGGCATTTCACCCAAACTATAGCACTAATGGCTATTTCTATGTTAATTATATCGATAATAATGGTGACACAGTAATTTCAAGATTTGAGGTAAGCTCCACTGATGCTAATATCGCAAACCAAAATTCAGAATTCATTATTTTATCAATAAACCAGCCATATAGCAATCATAACGGTGGAGATATGGCCTTTGGTCCAGATGGCTATTTATATATAGCTTCTGGAGATGGAGGCGCAGGTGGAGACCCACAAAATAGAGCTCAAGACCTTAGTACATTACTAGGGAAAATGATTAGAATTGATATCAATAACACCTCCAATGGTAATAATTATGCGATACCAGCAAACAACCCCTTTTACAATGATGGAGACACTAACACTCGAGATGAAATTTGGGCTTATGGCTTAAGAAACCCTTGGAGATTTTCTTTCGATAGACAAACTGGAGATATCTGGATTGCAGATGTTGGTCAAGGTGAATATGAAGAGATAAATATGGCACCATCTACTGTAGCTGGATTAAATTATGGATGGCGTTGTTACGAAGGAAACAATACATTTAACAATACTGGATGCCCAGACGTGAGTACACTTACGTTTCCTATTGGTGAATACTCCCACTCTAATAGTGGTAATTTTAAATGCTCAATTTCTGGAGGATATCGTTATAGAGGATCTGCATATCCAAATTTTATTGGTTTGTACTTTTTTGCAGATTATTGTAGTGATGAAATTGGCACCTTACAAAACAATGGAAATTCCTGGAACATGTCTTTTAGTGATCAATTTAATGGTAATCGGTGGGTTTCTTTTGGTGAAGACATCAATGGTGAACTATATATTGTTGGTTTAAATTCTGGCACAATCTATAGAATTATTGATACAGACACTTCTACTTGGTATGAAGATGCAGACAATGACACTTTTGGAAATCCCAATGTAAGTCAAACTACTGCAAATCAACCAAATGGTTATGTTGCAAATAATACCGATTGTGACGATACAAACCCTAACATAAATCCAAACGCTACTGAAATTCCTAATAATAATATCGATGAAAACTGTGATGGATTAGATGAGTTAATATGGTATGAAGATGCAGATAATGACACCTTTGGAAATCCAAATGTAAGCCAAACCTCAGCAAGTCAACCGAATGGCTATGTTACAAATAATACCGATTGCGATGATACGAACCCTAACATAAATCCAAACGCTACTGAAATCCCTAATAATAATATTGATGAAGATTGTGATGGATTAGATGCATCAATCTGGTATCAAGATGCCGACAATGACACCTTTGGAAATCCAAATGTAAGTCAAACCGCAACAAGCCAACCAGATGATTATGTTACAAATAATACCGATTGTGACGATACTAACCCCAACATAAACCCTAACGCCGCAGAAATTCCTAATAATGATATAGACGAGAATTGTGATGGTAGCTTAGAAACTGATACTACAGGTTTTAGTTATTTAATGTATCCAAATCCTGCTAGGCAAGAAGTGTTTTTTGTTTTTGATGAAAATGAAATTCCTTTCTCAATAGATTTATTTGATTTTACTGGTAAACATATTAAAACCCTAAGTAATTTTTCAAATCATATTATTACAATTTCTACAAGAAATCTAGCCTCAGGTTTGTATCTTGTCTCAGTTTTTAAAGCAAATAGTCAACTTTCAAATAAAAAGCTAATAATTAACTAA
- a CDS encoding SAM-dependent methyltransferase: MSEFKGKLYLIPTRLGDNEPLKVLPISIKKIIEQVDDYIVENEKTARRFIKKISSGKSQQSLNIHILNKYTEENELPDFINACLKGKPVGLLSEAGCPGIADPGADVVKIAHEKDIQVVPLVGPSSILLALMSSGMNGQSFTFNGYLPIDKHERKASLKKLERLSFEQNQSQIFIETPYRNNKMLEDICSSLNKNTKVCIACDITLATEYIKTKTVSEWKLANVDLHKRPAIFIIHKD, translated from the coding sequence ATGAGTGAATTTAAAGGAAAACTCTATTTAATCCCTACAAGACTAGGTGATAATGAGCCTCTAAAAGTATTACCTATTTCAATAAAAAAAATAATTGAGCAAGTAGATGATTACATTGTTGAAAATGAGAAAACTGCAAGACGCTTTATTAAAAAAATTAGTTCTGGAAAATCTCAGCAATCTCTTAACATTCATATACTTAATAAGTATACAGAAGAAAACGAATTACCAGATTTTATAAACGCATGCCTTAAAGGAAAACCTGTGGGGTTATTATCTGAAGCTGGTTGCCCAGGAATAGCAGATCCTGGAGCGGACGTTGTAAAAATTGCCCATGAAAAAGACATACAAGTAGTACCGCTTGTAGGACCTTCTTCTATTCTTCTTGCATTAATGAGTTCTGGCATGAATGGACAAAGCTTCACTTTTAATGGCTATTTACCTATTGATAAACATGAACGAAAAGCCTCTTTAAAAAAACTAGAACGGTTATCTTTTGAACAAAATCAGTCACAAATATTTATTGAAACTCCCTATAGAAACAATAAAATGCTAGAAGACATTTGTTCCTCTCTAAATAAAAATACTAAAGTATGTATTGCTTGCGATATTACACTAGCTACCGAGTATATTAAGACAAAAACGGTAAGTGAATGGAAATTAGCTAATGTTGACCTTCACAAAAGACCAGCAATATTTATAATACACAAAGATTAA
- a CDS encoding peptidoglycan-binding protein LysM — MYKGLVAYSIIPVVVFSAFFTAFKTTDTLNEEMYSTQGLDLAYNSPSDAPIIEIPKLSDYYLPSLGKCFVGFKEALAFKESRGNYFTVNTLGYMGKYQFGRNTLKLIGIYNTNKFLNNPELQEKAFIANTMRNKWVLRRDIKRFVGKRIDGVLVTESGILAAAHLAGPGSVKKYLRSYGAIGFADAYGTTIRNYMKKFSGYDTSFIEANKKAKAALL, encoded by the coding sequence ATGTATAAAGGATTAGTAGCATATTCGATTATTCCAGTTGTGGTGTTTTCAGCATTTTTTACTGCTTTTAAAACTACAGATACTTTAAACGAAGAAATGTATTCGACACAAGGCTTAGATCTTGCTTACAATTCTCCAAGTGATGCACCAATAATTGAAATTCCTAAATTATCAGATTATTATTTGCCAAGTTTAGGTAAATGTTTTGTTGGCTTTAAAGAGGCATTGGCATTTAAAGAATCTAGAGGAAATTACTTTACAGTAAATACTTTAGGTTATATGGGGAAATATCAATTTGGTAGAAATACGCTAAAACTAATTGGAATTTATAACACTAATAAGTTTTTGAATAACCCTGAACTTCAAGAAAAAGCATTTATAGCAAATACTATGCGAAATAAATGGGTTTTAAGAAGAGATATTAAACGTTTTGTTGGGAAAAGAATAGATGGTGTTTTAGTAACGGAATCTGGTATTCTTGCTGCTGCGCACTTGGCTGGACCAGGAAGTGTTAAAAAATATTTGCGTAGTTATGGTGCGATTGGTTTTGCTGATGCTTATGGAACTACCATTAGAAATTACATGAAGAAATTTTCTGGTTACGATACGTCTTTTATAGAAGCAAATAAAAAAGCGAAAGCTGCTTTGCTTTAA
- a CDS encoding DUF2279 domain-containing protein: MICKIKISTLLFFISISGFSQQLNLFLKPNDTLHIQRRNTVVISEAAFGATALIGLNALWYKDYDRSKFHTINDLNEWMQMDKVGHAFSSYQLARVGADVLNWSGVSKKNQLIYGATFGFTFLSAVEILDGFSKEWGFSWSDITANAFGTGLYIGQELLWEEQRLQLKFSFSQSPYAEKRPERLGNSYLEQLFKDYNGQTYWLSVNLDAFFKESKFPKWLNIAIGYSANGMLTGKNESVNNMFTSQNQYRQFFLSFDVNLNKINTKSSVLKTIFSVLNVIKVPLPTFEFNSKNKAVFHLLH; the protein is encoded by the coding sequence TTGATTTGTAAAATTAAAATCTCAACACTTTTATTTTTTATAAGCATTTCTGGTTTTAGTCAGCAGTTAAATTTATTTCTTAAACCAAATGATACTCTACATATTCAAAGAAGAAATACGGTAGTCATTTCTGAAGCGGCTTTTGGGGCTACTGCATTAATTGGTTTAAATGCTTTATGGTATAAAGATTATGACCGTTCTAAATTTCATACTATTAACGATTTGAATGAATGGATGCAAATGGATAAAGTAGGTCATGCTTTTTCATCATATCAATTGGCCAGAGTAGGAGCAGATGTTTTGAACTGGAGTGGTGTGAGTAAAAAAAATCAGCTTATTTATGGTGCTACTTTTGGATTCACTTTTCTGTCTGCGGTTGAAATTTTGGATGGTTTTTCTAAAGAATGGGGGTTTTCTTGGTCCGATATTACAGCAAATGCTTTTGGAACAGGCTTATATATTGGTCAAGAATTACTTTGGGAAGAACAGCGTTTACAGTTAAAATTTTCTTTTTCCCAATCACCTTACGCTGAAAAACGACCAGAAAGACTTGGTAATTCTTATTTAGAACAACTTTTTAAAGATTATAATGGTCAAACGTATTGGTTAAGTGTAAATTTAGATGCTTTTTTTAAAGAATCTAAATTTCCAAAATGGTTAAATATAGCCATTGGATATAGTGCAAATGGCATGTTAACTGGTAAAAATGAGTCTGTTAATAATATGTTCACAAGTCAAAACCAATATCGGCAGTTTTTTCTGAGTTTTGATGTAAATTTGAATAAGATTAATACAAAATCAAGTGTTTTAAAAACAATTTTTTCTGTGTTAAACGTTATAAAAGTGCCGCTCCCTACATTCGAGTTTAATAGCAAAAATAAAGCTGTATTTCATCTTTTGCACTAG
- the mltG gene encoding endolytic transglycosylase MltG, whose translation MYFKKILLAIALIGLVIAAYFAYYVYSAMFVPNTAFNNEIAYIYVESDASYSDVREHLEPLLKDIKTFDALANRKKYTANVKAGKYVIKKDMTNNDIINSIRSNNIPVKVSFNNQNSLELLAGRIAKQIEADSVSLIEAFNDKSFIEKSGFNEATALGMYIPNSYEFFWNTSAESFRDRMLTEYNKFWNNSRIEKAKKANLTPDEVIALASIVQEESKQKNEQPRIAGVYINRLKNRWTLDADPTLKFAAYKLPKYKNTIIKRVLNVHKEIESPYNTYKNQGLPPGLIVMPDISAIDAVLNYEKHSYFFFVVDAKKPGYHKFSKTLAQHNQYAREYHSYLSQQGIRR comes from the coding sequence ATGTATTTTAAAAAAATCTTACTTGCAATAGCGTTAATTGGTTTAGTGATTGCTGCATATTTTGCGTATTATGTGTATTCAGCAATGTTTGTTCCTAATACAGCTTTTAATAATGAGATTGCTTATATCTATGTAGAATCTGATGCGAGTTATAGCGATGTAAGAGAACATTTAGAACCATTACTAAAAGATATAAAGACTTTTGATGCCTTAGCAAACAGAAAAAAGTATACAGCCAATGTTAAAGCTGGTAAATATGTTATTAAAAAAGATATGACTAATAATGATATTATTAATTCTATTAGAAGTAATAATATTCCAGTTAAAGTGTCTTTTAATAACCAAAATTCGTTAGAATTATTAGCAGGAAGAATAGCTAAACAAATTGAAGCAGATAGTGTGTCGCTTATTGAAGCATTTAATGATAAAAGTTTTATTGAAAAAAGTGGATTTAATGAAGCTACAGCATTAGGCATGTATATTCCTAATAGTTATGAGTTTTTCTGGAATACTTCGGCTGAGAGTTTTAGAGATAGAATGTTAACCGAATACAATAAATTTTGGAACAATTCCAGAATAGAAAAGGCTAAAAAAGCTAATTTAACTCCGGATGAGGTTATAGCACTTGCTTCAATTGTACAAGAAGAATCCAAACAGAAAAATGAGCAACCAAGAATCGCAGGTGTTTACATTAATAGATTAAAAAACAGGTGGACTTTAGATGCAGATCCAACATTAAAGTTTGCTGCTTACAAATTACCTAAATATAAAAACACGATTATTAAGCGGGTTCTTAATGTTCATAAAGAAATTGAATCTCCATATAACACTTACAAAAACCAAGGCTTACCACCTGGATTAATAGTAATGCCTGATATTTCGGCTATAGATGCAGTTTTAAATTACGAAAAACATTCATACTTTTTCTTTGTAGTAGATGCAAAAAAACCTGGATATCATAAATTTTCTAAAACTTTAGCACAACATAATCAATACGCTAGAGAGTATCATAGTTATTTATCACAACAAGGTATAAGACGTTAG
- a CDS encoding GNAT family N-acetyltransferase → MVTLKGEHIFLRALEPEDLDFIYDVENDQDIWEISNTITPYSKFLIKQYLENAHKDIFEVKQLRLVISTKNNQPIGLIDIFDFDFHNKRAGIGILIKENSNRHKGYGTEALELLINYCFKHLNLHQLYCNISEDNSSSIKLFKYHNFEKVGLKKDWNIVNGVYKNEYLFQLINN, encoded by the coding sequence ATGGTAACTCTTAAAGGCGAACATATATTTTTAAGAGCCCTAGAACCTGAGGATCTCGATTTTATATATGATGTTGAAAATGATCAAGATATTTGGGAGATAAGCAATACCATTACACCATATTCTAAGTTTTTAATTAAGCAGTATCTTGAAAATGCGCATAAAGATATATTTGAAGTAAAACAGTTGCGCCTTGTTATTTCTACTAAGAATAACCAACCTATTGGCTTAATTGATATTTTTGATTTTGATTTTCATAATAAACGTGCTGGAATTGGCATTTTAATTAAAGAAAACAGTAATAGACATAAAGGTTATGGTACTGAAGCATTAGAGTTATTAATAAACTATTGCTTCAAGCATTTAAACCTACATCAATTATATTGCAATATTTCAGAAGATAATAGCTCAAGTATTAAACTTTTTAAATACCATAATTTTGAAAAAGTGGGGTTAAAAAAAGATTGGAATATTGTTAATGGAGTGTATAAAAATGAATATTTGTTTCAACTAATAAATAACTAA